In Drosophila yakuba strain Tai18E2 chromosome 2R, Prin_Dyak_Tai18E2_2.1, whole genome shotgun sequence, a single genomic region encodes these proteins:
- the LOC6530981 gene encoding uncharacterized protein LOC6530981 isoform X7 has product MDLADQIDDYICSFEGLGDLTMDSLAIFIFLWAVLALFSVWLIKLLYHKYLNKDKAASAANSRQTSVAPTSGSPTSVAGKTEKRLSEPRDLLATKSKVEGLDLSKPLAGASGGRGRSSASPLNSGGAAAGGPRRRVVRQSSTGPENRKKRYVPPPSNVVGPETSSVTWTSQVFRWLYSDLVIVNELLMSWVIAINDTLRKSVEEHGVAVEVVRVLPDSPAPGLNNIFCNCDENNPADMLITFDCDAMPVLQVKTFRQKAGKVETSHYKVTVSRFRARMAIPMNYNSLKGEMRVEGYPDVRIAMNSVGAIKAMDQDEQQLQTVISDILTTALRDTVYPVDFSIYSTCPRAEVEPLDLPVIYPVHYDSLAHNMEHHLGGVGLRDSQHMVSGRRLLVKIVKGDGIRDAQNPYVVIEMDEPAQKNQTGTQRGSKPFWDEHFLFELSPQSAEILFEVYDHPVIASDPPKFLGLGLVGIDELAVGPASTQLLQLQPRPYETQPVSGAITVDFVFIEGAEIPAGVRPQRLKEALRLSTPAINEHIRNGADLADAAVRALQDGALSSSGSGGQPSKSTLIIHSVQRNSSSPNAFKVELNRDGQIEVTETATELDQAVAQAFERAANEAQNELELELAKEEKASQLGEALIDSGNGTVNEDSTAEFGQPNAASSPNGSSYHNNYSLNGNGNSNGAGSAGYNSLSRNGGAQQLAQHSGLLEGHDVVDDRGRSKKRNFFGTLKKRLSRSKTRTLSADQPNNNSHKSLSATNSNTTTATGFPRTATGTLNESSAISGFSSASNKTYVHEASTLVLETIENGIKRHFIVPLAIAQRPRWRRKGTKLHIYNDHTFIAKHLSGSGLQCSICMKSIPRRPGKQGYECRDCQLICHKQCHIRAPQACPNPTVLSMELTKLNSAAADRSIRKL; this is encoded by the exons ATGGATCTAGCAGATCAAATCGATGACTATATCTGTTCGTTCGAGGGACTTGGTGACTTAACAATGGACTCCCTGGCCATCTTCATTTTCCTGTGGGCCGTTCTGGCCCTCTTCTCCGTGTGGCTGATCAAGCTGCTCTACCACAAGTATCTCAACAAGGACAAGGCGGCCAGTGCCGCCAACAGTCGCCAGACGAGCGTGGCCCCCACCTCCGGCTCACCCACGTCCGTCGCCGGCAAGACGGAGAAGCGCCTCTCGGAGCCGCGCGATCTGCTGGCCACCAAGAGCAAGGTGGAGGGCTTGGACCTATCCAAGCCTCTGGCCGGCGCCTCCGGAGGTCGTGGTCGCTCATCGGCCTCGCCCTTGAACAGCGGTGGTGCTGCCGCCGGCGGTCCACGTCGTCGGGTGGTGCGTCAGAGCTCCACTGGGCCGGAGAATCGCAAGAAGCGCTATGTCCCACCGCCGTCGAATGTCGTGGGTCCAGAAACG AGCTCCGTCACCTGGACCAGCCAAGTGTTCCGCTGGCTCTACAGCGACCTGGTCATCGTCAACGAGCTGCTCATGTCCTGGGTAATTGCCATCAACGACACGCTGCGCAAGTCTGTGGAGGAG CATGGAGTGGCCGTTGAAGTGGTTCGAGTGCTCCCCGACAGTCCTGCCCCCGGATTGAATAATATCTTTTGTAATTGCGATGAAAACAATCCCGCTGATATG CTCATCACCTTTGACTGCGATGCAATGCCGGTGCTGCAGGTGAAGACCTTCCGCCAGAAGGCGGGCAAGGTGGAGACCTCCCACTACAAGGTCACCGTGTCCAGGTTCCGCGCCCGTATGGCCATTCCCATGAACTACAACAGCCTCAAGGGTGAGATGCGAGTGGAAGGCTATCCGGAT GTTCGCATCGCGATGAACAGCGTGGGTGCCATCAAGGCAATGGATCAGGAcgaacagcagctgcagacGGTGATCAGCGACATCCTGACGACGGCACTGCGTGACACCGTCTATCCGGTGGACTTCTCCATCTACTCCACCTGTCCGCGGGCCGAGGTGGAGCCCCTGGACCTGCCCGTAATCTATCCCGTTCACTATGACTCGCTGGCG CACAACATGGAGCATCACCTGGGAGGCGTGGGATTGAGGGACTCCCAACACATGGTTTCCGGCCGCCGGCTGCTGGTGAAGATCGTCAAGGGTGATGGCATAAGGGATGCCCAGAATCCCTATGTGGTCATCGAGATGGACGAGCCGGCCCAGAAGAACCAGACTGGCACTCAGCGCGGCAGCAAACCCTTCTGGGATGAGCACTTCCTCTT TGAACTCTCCCCCCAATCCGCCGAGATCCTGTTCGAGGTGTATGACCATCCGGTGATTGCCTCAGATCCGCCCAAGTTCCTGGGTCTCGGCCTGGTTGGCATCGATGAGCTGGCCGTTGGACCCGCATCCActcagctgctgcagctgcagccgcGTCCCTATGAGACGCAGCCCGTTTCGGGTGCCATCACCGTGGACTTTGTGTTCATCGAGGGTGCCGAAATCCCGGCGGGCGTCCGTCCACAGCGTCTCAAGGAGGCCTTACGTCTGAGCACACCGGCCATCAACGAACACATCCGGAATGGAGCCGATCTGGCGGATGCAGCCGTTAGAGCTCTGCAGGATGGAGCGCTCTCAAGCAGCGGAAGTGGCGGACAGCCCAGCAAGAGCACTTTGATCATCCACAGTGTGCAGCGG AATTCGAGCAGCCCGAATGCATTTAAG GTCGAGTTGAACCGAGATGGCCAAATCGAGGTGACCGAAACGGCAACGGAATTGGATCAGGCAGTGGCCCAGGCCTTCGAACGGGCAGCCAACGAGGCGCAAAATGAGCTCGAGCTGGAGCTGGCCAAGGAGGAGAAGGCCAGCCAGCTGGGCGAGGCTCTCATCGATTCAGGTAACGGCACCGTCAACGAGGACAGCACCGCGGAG TTTGGCCAGCCCAATGCCGCCTCATCGCCGAATGGCAGTAGTTACCACAACAACTACAGCctcaatggcaatggcaactcCAATGGCGCCGGTTCGGCCGGATATAACAGTCTGTCACGGAACGGTGGCGCCCAGCAGCTGGCCCAGCACTCCGGATTATTGGAGGGCCATGACGTGGTCGATGATCGCGGGCGCAGCAAAAAACGTAATTTCTTTGGCACCCTGAAGAAGCGGCTCAGCCGCTCCAAGACACGCACCCTCTCGGCCGATCAACCTAATAATAACAGTCATAAGTCACTATCAGCCACCAACTCGAATACAACAACAGCCACCGGATTCCCTCGAACAGCCACCGGAACCCTTAATG AATCCTCGGCCATCTCAGGCTTTTCCTCGGCTAGCAATAAAACCTATGTGCACGAGGCCTCCACCCTGGTGCTGGAGACCATCGAGAATGGCATAAAGCG CCACTTCATTGTGCCTTTGGCCATCGCCCAGAGACCGCGCTGGCGTCGCAAGGGCACCAAGCTGCACATCTACAACGATCACACCTTCATCGCCAAGCATTTGAGCGG AAGCGGTCTGCAGTGCTCCATCTGCATGAAGTCCATACCGCGGAGGCCCGGAAAGCAGGGCTACGAGTGCCGCGACTGCCAGCTGATTTGTCACAAGCAGTGCCACATACGGGCACCACAGGCTTGTCCCAATCCCACGGTGCTCTCCATGGAACT AACTAAACTTAATTCGGCGGCGGCAGACCGCAGCATACGGAAGCTGTGA
- the LOC6530981 gene encoding uncharacterized protein LOC6530981 isoform X5, protein MDLADQIDDYICSFEGLGDLTMDSLAIFIFLWAVLALFSVWLIKLLYHKYLNKDKAASAANSRQTSVAPTSGSPTSVAGKTEKRLSEPRDLLATKSKVEGLDLSKPLAGASGGRGRSSASPLNSGGAAAGGPRRRVVRQSSTGPENRKKRYVPPPSNVVGPETSSVTWTSQVFRWLYSDLVIVNELLMSWVIAINDTLRKSVEEHGVAVEVVRVLPDSPAPGLNNIFCNCDENNPADMLITFDCDAMPVLQVKTFRQKAGKVETSHYKVTVSRFRARMAIPMNYNSLKGEMRVEGYPDVRIAMNSVGAIKAMDQDEQQLQTVISDILTTALRDTVYPVDFSIYSTCPRAEVEPLDLPHNMEHHLGGVGLRDSQHMVSGRRLLVKIVKGDGIRDAQNPYVVIEMDEPAQKNQTGTQRGSKPFWDEHFLFELSPQSAEILFEVYDHPVIASDPPKFLGLGLVGIDELAVGPASTQLLQLQPRPYETQPVSGAITVDFVFIEGAEIPAGVRPQRLKEALRLSTPAINEHIRNGADLADAAVRALQDGALSSSGSGGQPSKSTLIIHSVQRNSSSPNAFKVELNRDGQIEVTETATELDQAVAQAFERAANEAQNELELELAKEEKASQLGEALIDSGNGTVNEDSTAEFGQPNAASSPNGSSYHNNYSLNGNGNSNGAGSAGYNSLSRNGGAQQLAQHSGLLEGHDVVDDRGRSKKRPRMGIGHSITDHSRRSSISESSAISGFSSASNKTYVHEASTLVLETIENGIKRHFIVPLAIAQRPRWRRKGTKLHIYNDHTFIAKHLSGSGLQCSICMKSIPRRPGKQGYECRDCQLICHKQCHIRAPQACPNPTVLSMELTKLNSAAADRSIRKL, encoded by the exons ATGGATCTAGCAGATCAAATCGATGACTATATCTGTTCGTTCGAGGGACTTGGTGACTTAACAATGGACTCCCTGGCCATCTTCATTTTCCTGTGGGCCGTTCTGGCCCTCTTCTCCGTGTGGCTGATCAAGCTGCTCTACCACAAGTATCTCAACAAGGACAAGGCGGCCAGTGCCGCCAACAGTCGCCAGACGAGCGTGGCCCCCACCTCCGGCTCACCCACGTCCGTCGCCGGCAAGACGGAGAAGCGCCTCTCGGAGCCGCGCGATCTGCTGGCCACCAAGAGCAAGGTGGAGGGCTTGGACCTATCCAAGCCTCTGGCCGGCGCCTCCGGAGGTCGTGGTCGCTCATCGGCCTCGCCCTTGAACAGCGGTGGTGCTGCCGCCGGCGGTCCACGTCGTCGGGTGGTGCGTCAGAGCTCCACTGGGCCGGAGAATCGCAAGAAGCGCTATGTCCCACCGCCGTCGAATGTCGTGGGTCCAGAAACG AGCTCCGTCACCTGGACCAGCCAAGTGTTCCGCTGGCTCTACAGCGACCTGGTCATCGTCAACGAGCTGCTCATGTCCTGGGTAATTGCCATCAACGACACGCTGCGCAAGTCTGTGGAGGAG CATGGAGTGGCCGTTGAAGTGGTTCGAGTGCTCCCCGACAGTCCTGCCCCCGGATTGAATAATATCTTTTGTAATTGCGATGAAAACAATCCCGCTGATATG CTCATCACCTTTGACTGCGATGCAATGCCGGTGCTGCAGGTGAAGACCTTCCGCCAGAAGGCGGGCAAGGTGGAGACCTCCCACTACAAGGTCACCGTGTCCAGGTTCCGCGCCCGTATGGCCATTCCCATGAACTACAACAGCCTCAAGGGTGAGATGCGAGTGGAAGGCTATCCGGAT GTTCGCATCGCGATGAACAGCGTGGGTGCCATCAAGGCAATGGATCAGGAcgaacagcagctgcagacGGTGATCAGCGACATCCTGACGACGGCACTGCGTGACACCGTCTATCCGGTGGACTTCTCCATCTACTCCACCTGTCCGCGGGCCGAGGTGGAGCCCCTGGACCTGCCC CACAACATGGAGCATCACCTGGGAGGCGTGGGATTGAGGGACTCCCAACACATGGTTTCCGGCCGCCGGCTGCTGGTGAAGATCGTCAAGGGTGATGGCATAAGGGATGCCCAGAATCCCTATGTGGTCATCGAGATGGACGAGCCGGCCCAGAAGAACCAGACTGGCACTCAGCGCGGCAGCAAACCCTTCTGGGATGAGCACTTCCTCTT TGAACTCTCCCCCCAATCCGCCGAGATCCTGTTCGAGGTGTATGACCATCCGGTGATTGCCTCAGATCCGCCCAAGTTCCTGGGTCTCGGCCTGGTTGGCATCGATGAGCTGGCCGTTGGACCCGCATCCActcagctgctgcagctgcagccgcGTCCCTATGAGACGCAGCCCGTTTCGGGTGCCATCACCGTGGACTTTGTGTTCATCGAGGGTGCCGAAATCCCGGCGGGCGTCCGTCCACAGCGTCTCAAGGAGGCCTTACGTCTGAGCACACCGGCCATCAACGAACACATCCGGAATGGAGCCGATCTGGCGGATGCAGCCGTTAGAGCTCTGCAGGATGGAGCGCTCTCAAGCAGCGGAAGTGGCGGACAGCCCAGCAAGAGCACTTTGATCATCCACAGTGTGCAGCGG AATTCGAGCAGCCCGAATGCATTTAAG GTCGAGTTGAACCGAGATGGCCAAATCGAGGTGACCGAAACGGCAACGGAATTGGATCAGGCAGTGGCCCAGGCCTTCGAACGGGCAGCCAACGAGGCGCAAAATGAGCTCGAGCTGGAGCTGGCCAAGGAGGAGAAGGCCAGCCAGCTGGGCGAGGCTCTCATCGATTCAGGTAACGGCACCGTCAACGAGGACAGCACCGCGGAG TTTGGCCAGCCCAATGCCGCCTCATCGCCGAATGGCAGTAGTTACCACAACAACTACAGCctcaatggcaatggcaactcCAATGGCGCCGGTTCGGCCGGATATAACAGTCTGTCACGGAACGGTGGCGCCCAGCAGCTGGCCCAGCACTCCGGATTATTGGAGGGCCATGACGTGGTCGATGATCGCGGGCGCAGCAAAAAAC GACCACGCATGGGCATTGGTCACTCCATCACCGACCACTCACGCCGCTCCTCAATTTCAGAATCCTCGGCCATCTCAGGCTTTTCCTCGGCTAGCAATAAAACCTATGTGCACGAGGCCTCCACCCTGGTGCTGGAGACCATCGAGAATGGCATAAAGCG CCACTTCATTGTGCCTTTGGCCATCGCCCAGAGACCGCGCTGGCGTCGCAAGGGCACCAAGCTGCACATCTACAACGATCACACCTTCATCGCCAAGCATTTGAGCGG AAGCGGTCTGCAGTGCTCCATCTGCATGAAGTCCATACCGCGGAGGCCCGGAAAGCAGGGCTACGAGTGCCGCGACTGCCAGCTGATTTGTCACAAGCAGTGCCACATACGGGCACCACAGGCTTGTCCCAATCCCACGGTGCTCTCCATGGAACT AACTAAACTTAATTCGGCGGCGGCAGACCGCAGCATACGGAAGCTGTGA
- the LOC6530981 gene encoding uncharacterized protein LOC6530981 isoform X2 produces the protein MDSLAIFIFLWAVLALFSVWLIKLLYHKYLNKDKAASAANSRQTSVAPTSGSPTSVAGKTEKRLSEPRDLLATKSKVEGLDLSKPLAGASGGRGRSSASPLNSGGAAAGGPRRRVVRQSSTGPENRKKRYVPPPSNVVGPETSSVTWTSQVFRWLYSDLVIVNELLMSWVIAINDTLRKSVEEHGVAVEVVRVLPDSPAPGLNNIFCNCDENNPADMLITFDCDAMPVLQVKTFRQKAGKVETSHYKVTVSRFRARMAIPMNYNSLKGEMRVEGYPDVRIAMNSVGAIKAMDQDEQQLQTVISDILTTALRDTVYPVDFSIYSTCPRAEVEPLDLPVIYPVHYDSLAHNMEHHLGGVGLRDSQHMVSGRRLLVKIVKGDGIRDAQNPYVVIEMDEPAQKNQTGTQRGSKPFWDEHFLFELSPQSAEILFEVYDHPVIASDPPKFLGLGLVGIDELAVGPASTQLLQLQPRPYETQPVSGAITVDFVFIEGAEIPAGVRPQRLKEALRLSTPAINEHIRNGADLADAAVRALQDGALSSSGSGGQPSKSTLIIHSVQRNSSSPNAFKVELNRDGQIEVTETATELDQAVAQAFERAANEAQNELELELAKEEKASQLGEALIDSGNGTVNEDSTAEFGQPNAASSPNGSSYHNNYSLNGNGNSNGAGSAGYNSLSRNGGAQQLAQHSGLLEGHDVVDDRGRSKKRNFFGTLKKRLSRSKTRTLSADQPNNNSHKSLSATNSNTTTATGFPRTATGTLNGDSSRSLSVDRGTLSKSNSLGPRMGIGHSITDHSRRSSISESSAISGFSSASNKTYVHEASTLVLETIENGIKRHFIVPLAIAQRPRWRRKGTKLHIYNDHTFIAKHLSGSGLQCSICMKSIPRRPGKQGYECRDCQLICHKQCHIRAPQACPNPTVLSMELTSFPN, from the exons ATGGACTCCCTGGCCATCTTCATTTTCCTGTGGGCCGTTCTGGCCCTCTTCTCCGTGTGGCTGATCAAGCTGCTCTACCACAAGTATCTCAACAAGGACAAGGCGGCCAGTGCCGCCAACAGTCGCCAGACGAGCGTGGCCCCCACCTCCGGCTCACCCACGTCCGTCGCCGGCAAGACGGAGAAGCGCCTCTCGGAGCCGCGCGATCTGCTGGCCACCAAGAGCAAGGTGGAGGGCTTGGACCTATCCAAGCCTCTGGCCGGCGCCTCCGGAGGTCGTGGTCGCTCATCGGCCTCGCCCTTGAACAGCGGTGGTGCTGCCGCCGGCGGTCCACGTCGTCGGGTGGTGCGTCAGAGCTCCACTGGGCCGGAGAATCGCAAGAAGCGCTATGTCCCACCGCCGTCGAATGTCGTGGGTCCAGAAACG AGCTCCGTCACCTGGACCAGCCAAGTGTTCCGCTGGCTCTACAGCGACCTGGTCATCGTCAACGAGCTGCTCATGTCCTGGGTAATTGCCATCAACGACACGCTGCGCAAGTCTGTGGAGGAG CATGGAGTGGCCGTTGAAGTGGTTCGAGTGCTCCCCGACAGTCCTGCCCCCGGATTGAATAATATCTTTTGTAATTGCGATGAAAACAATCCCGCTGATATG CTCATCACCTTTGACTGCGATGCAATGCCGGTGCTGCAGGTGAAGACCTTCCGCCAGAAGGCGGGCAAGGTGGAGACCTCCCACTACAAGGTCACCGTGTCCAGGTTCCGCGCCCGTATGGCCATTCCCATGAACTACAACAGCCTCAAGGGTGAGATGCGAGTGGAAGGCTATCCGGAT GTTCGCATCGCGATGAACAGCGTGGGTGCCATCAAGGCAATGGATCAGGAcgaacagcagctgcagacGGTGATCAGCGACATCCTGACGACGGCACTGCGTGACACCGTCTATCCGGTGGACTTCTCCATCTACTCCACCTGTCCGCGGGCCGAGGTGGAGCCCCTGGACCTGCCCGTAATCTATCCCGTTCACTATGACTCGCTGGCG CACAACATGGAGCATCACCTGGGAGGCGTGGGATTGAGGGACTCCCAACACATGGTTTCCGGCCGCCGGCTGCTGGTGAAGATCGTCAAGGGTGATGGCATAAGGGATGCCCAGAATCCCTATGTGGTCATCGAGATGGACGAGCCGGCCCAGAAGAACCAGACTGGCACTCAGCGCGGCAGCAAACCCTTCTGGGATGAGCACTTCCTCTT TGAACTCTCCCCCCAATCCGCCGAGATCCTGTTCGAGGTGTATGACCATCCGGTGATTGCCTCAGATCCGCCCAAGTTCCTGGGTCTCGGCCTGGTTGGCATCGATGAGCTGGCCGTTGGACCCGCATCCActcagctgctgcagctgcagccgcGTCCCTATGAGACGCAGCCCGTTTCGGGTGCCATCACCGTGGACTTTGTGTTCATCGAGGGTGCCGAAATCCCGGCGGGCGTCCGTCCACAGCGTCTCAAGGAGGCCTTACGTCTGAGCACACCGGCCATCAACGAACACATCCGGAATGGAGCCGATCTGGCGGATGCAGCCGTTAGAGCTCTGCAGGATGGAGCGCTCTCAAGCAGCGGAAGTGGCGGACAGCCCAGCAAGAGCACTTTGATCATCCACAGTGTGCAGCGG AATTCGAGCAGCCCGAATGCATTTAAG GTCGAGTTGAACCGAGATGGCCAAATCGAGGTGACCGAAACGGCAACGGAATTGGATCAGGCAGTGGCCCAGGCCTTCGAACGGGCAGCCAACGAGGCGCAAAATGAGCTCGAGCTGGAGCTGGCCAAGGAGGAGAAGGCCAGCCAGCTGGGCGAGGCTCTCATCGATTCAGGTAACGGCACCGTCAACGAGGACAGCACCGCGGAG TTTGGCCAGCCCAATGCCGCCTCATCGCCGAATGGCAGTAGTTACCACAACAACTACAGCctcaatggcaatggcaactcCAATGGCGCCGGTTCGGCCGGATATAACAGTCTGTCACGGAACGGTGGCGCCCAGCAGCTGGCCCAGCACTCCGGATTATTGGAGGGCCATGACGTGGTCGATGATCGCGGGCGCAGCAAAAAACGTAATTTCTTTGGCACCCTGAAGAAGCGGCTCAGCCGCTCCAAGACACGCACCCTCTCGGCCGATCAACCTAATAATAACAGTCATAAGTCACTATCAGCCACCAACTCGAATACAACAACAGCCACCGGATTCCCTCGAACAGCCACCGGAACCCTTAATGGTGATTCTTCCCGTTCATTATCTGTCGATCGTGGCACTCTGTCCAAAAGCAATTCACTTG GACCACGCATGGGCATTGGTCACTCCATCACCGACCACTCACGCCGCTCCTCAATTTCAGAATCCTCGGCCATCTCAGGCTTTTCCTCGGCTAGCAATAAAACCTATGTGCACGAGGCCTCCACCCTGGTGCTGGAGACCATCGAGAATGGCATAAAGCG CCACTTCATTGTGCCTTTGGCCATCGCCCAGAGACCGCGCTGGCGTCGCAAGGGCACCAAGCTGCACATCTACAACGATCACACCTTCATCGCCAAGCATTTGAGCGG AAGCGGTCTGCAGTGCTCCATCTGCATGAAGTCCATACCGCGGAGGCCCGGAAAGCAGGGCTACGAGTGCCGCGACTGCCAGCTGATTTGTCACAAGCAGTGCCACATACGGGCACCACAGGCTTGTCCCAATCCCACGGTGCTCTCCATGGAACT aacgTCATTTCCG AACTAA